Sequence from the Pirellulales bacterium genome:
CAATCGTTCCCAGACAGCTATGAGTTCCACGGATCAATTGGGTTTCAACAGCAACAGGTTGGTAATGCGGTTCCTCCATTGTTGGCTCGTGCTGTATTTTCCTCACTACTAGCCCACGAGCGCTGACCACATTGTTCCAAAATGAGTTACCTCACGCAGAACACGCCGATACTTGTTCAATGGCTCTCATCGCAGCCAGAAAGCGCGTTCCCATCCGGTGGTCTGCCATATCGAGATAGGTTGGCTAACGTATTCAACTATCTAAAAGAATATGTCTACCAACATGTAGAGAGCGGCGCACTTCTGAATGACTCCGGCTACCTGACGGATCATGGCGAGAATCATATCCGAACCGTGATTGCGCGCGCGGCCGATCTCGTTAGCTCCGATGGCAACACTAGCATGAGTGCATACGAAGTGTATCTCCTGCTTCAAGCTGCACATTTTCACGATGTCGGGAATATCTATGGACGATCGGGACACGAAACGAAGCTTGCTGAGGTAATCGGGGCGCTTGGTCCACTCGTGGGCGAGGACGTACCTGAACGTCGTGCAATTCAGCAGATTGCTAGTGCTCACGGAGGAAGGATAGACGGGTCCAAAGACACAATCGGTAAACTGCCACAGGTCGAGCCGGTTCTTGGCAAACAGGTACATTTCCAGGCTGTTGCTGCAACCCTTCGGCTTGCTGACGAGTTAGCTGACGATTCGACACGCGCTGCGAGATTCATGCTCTCTCAAAATCAAATAAATTCAACAAGCGAAGTCTTTCATAAATATGCCCTCGCATTGCACTCGGTGATCGTGAAGCCAGCACAGCACAACATTCAGTTGCACTTCCAATTTACCGTAAACGATGCAACCAGTGATTTCGGTAAGGCTGACTCTCGTGTCTACTTGCTGGATGAAATCTTTGTGCGCACTTTGAAAATGCACTGCGAACGAATGTACTGCATGAGGTTTATGCGCGACATCGCGCGAATTGATTCAATTGACGTGCAAATCAAAGTCTACCAAGACAACAATTGCCTCTCTCCGATGATTGATCCGATCGCGTATCGACTTGCAGAGTCCGGTTATCCAGACTTCACGACCTCGACGATAGCAGACTTCTGCCCGGAAGTGAAAATGACAGGACAATCACTCTGTGATCGCTTGCTCCATCCGGCTTGAGGTGCCTATGACTTCTATGACCCTAACCGACAATCCATTCAAGGTCTTGACACCGGAAGACATGGATGCCGCCGATGTTCAGGCTCTCTTCGTAGATGTCTTTACGGATTTCTACAAAATCTTGGACCAAGGACACACAATGGTCAGTGGGCCACGTGGATGTGGGAAGAGCATGATGTTTCGGTATTTGCTCCCCGACTGTCAAAGGCTGGCGCGTGGATGTGCGCTACGCCAGCTTCCGTTTTGCGGAGTGCTAGTTTCGATCAAGAACACCGCGCCGAATCTAACTGAACTCCATCGCCTTGAGACGCAACATGCCGATGCTATACTAAATGAGCATATTTTGACCGTATTTGTTGCGAGCAAAGTCTTCTCCAGCCTCGCTAGCGCCGCCGCTGATGTCGGCACAGAACATTCTGCTGCTACCAACGGCTTTATTAACACCGTCCTCGCACCCAGACTCATCATGGCCGGATGGAGTCAAAGCCTCTCCATCGAGCCGGATATACTGCCGGCAGAAGTATTCGCGCAATGCGCTTCGATATTTGATCGGCTTTACGTTGAGGTCAATCAATATACGAGGCGACTGGCGATTGCACCCGAACATCCGCTGCCCTATTCCGGTGCCCTGTGCGGTTATCTTGACTTCCTCTTTCCCGTGCTTCAAGGACTTCGATCGCTTCCATTCTTGGCCGATGGCCCATTTTTCTTGTTAATTGACGATGCTGACTACCTTAATCGAACGCAGACTCGCGTTCTGAATTCCTGGGTTTCCACCCGCACGGCAGGTGATGTAAGCATCAAGATTTCAACTCAATTGCGCTACAAAACGCTCAGTACAATCGCAGGCCCAGCCATTCAATCGCCGCATGATTTCCAAGAGATCAACATCGCAGATGTCTATACATCGTCACGGAGCCTCTATTCCAAAAGGGTTGAAGCGATCGTAAGGAAACGTTTAATGCGGGGTGGTTGGGCCGAGATTGATGCCGATCCGCGATCGTTCTTCCCACCGGATCAAGAGCAGGAAGAGAAGATTCGCGCATTAGCGAAGAAAATCAAGGATGCGTGGCCCGACTCTGGAAAGGGTTATCGAGCCGACGATGACGTGGCGAGATATTCGCGCCCGGAATACATTAAGAGTCTCGCAGGACAGTCAAAGTCCACCAGTAGCTACTCCTACGCTGGGTTTGACCAGCTTGTCCATATCTCGTCTGGGTTGATTCGGTACTTTCTCGAACCAGCGGCGCAGATGTACGACGAAGAACGCGCAAGGATCGAGCATGCGCCGGTGCGCAGCATTCGGCAAGGAATACAGGATGTCGTTATCCGGGCAGAATCTGAGCGGCTTATGTTCAGCGAGTTCGATAAAATGGTGGAGGATGAGGCGACCTATGCTGCAAATCACGCTGCAACTGAGACGCTTGAGAATGTTCAGGTTGTAACGGAGCAACTGCGCAACCTACTGCGCGTATTAGGAAATACGTTTTATCAGAAACTCATTTCTGAGGACTCAGAGCGCCGAGTGTTCTCCGTCGCAATTTCAGGCGCGCCCGACCCCGAACTGATTCGAGTTTTCGATATGGGCGTCCGATACGGCTATTTTCATCGTTCATCAATCGGCAACAAGGACGGGACTGGACGAACTCGATTGTACGTGCTAACGAGGCGGCTAGCACCGCACTTTAACCTTGATCCATCGAGCTTCGCAGGGTACTTGTTCGTTACGAACAACATTCTATTTGATGCTATGCACAATCCCGACAAGACTCTTCGTAAAATCAAAGAAGCAGGGGTGTCTCAGTCGTTTGAGCAAGGCCAGTTGACTCTCTTTGACTAAACGGTGATTCGGTGAAGCCTACACGAAAAAAACTCAGCGAACTTCGAGCAATCACCCAGCCCGGAGTGGATGTCTTTGTCTGCTCCGCAAGTTATGAGGTTAGGTGCAGATCAGTCGCCGACAACATTGATGCTTTTCGCGTCGGCAAGACGCTAATTGCCATGAACGAGAATCACTCGCAAATGGTGGGCGAGAATCATAAGTATCTGGCACACCTGTTCAACGGACGCCACGACACGCTTTATTTGGATACCGAGGACCCAATCAAGAGCGCCGATTCCATCCTCCGTGGAGTGCGTGCTGCTTGCAGTGGGCCGTCGAAGCGATGGTTGATCGACATTACAACGTTTACCCACGAAGGATTGTTGATTCTCTTTAGAATACTGTCGGAGACCGTTCGCCCCGATGACAAAGTTGACTTTGTATATGCGCACGCAAAAGAATACTCAGTCGGTGACCCGGCTGAGCGGAAATGGCTTAGCAAAGGCATTCGTGAAGTGCGATCTGTTTTGGGATTTCCCGGAGAATTGCTGCCTTCGAGGCGCACGCACCTAATCGTGCTTGCAGGCTTTGAAACTGAAAGAGCATTGGCACTGATTCAGGAATACGAACCCACGCTCATTGCAATTGGCTGCGGCGATCCAACGGAAGAAGGTACTCGCGGTCACCAGCAAACGAACGAAGCAGTCGTGAGTAGACTTCGACATTTAATTGGCAATATCCGTGAATTTGTGTTTCCGTGTTACGACGCGGACGGGACAATGGCTGCGCTGAAGCAGGAGGCAGAGAGCATCGAAGGATACAATACGATCATTGCCCCAATGAATACCAAAATCTCGACGATCGGTGCAGGCTGCTATGCCCTTGAGAATGGTAGAGTTCAAATATGTTACGGGCAGGCGAATATGTATAATTTCCGAGCTTATTCTGAACCAGGGGAGGACTGCTACTATTTTTCGGTGAATGGAATTCCGAAGAGAGCATAAAGCGATTGCCGTTCGCAATTATTAAAATGGACAATCTTTCGCATTTGCAGCGGTCGGCAACAATGTCGCGGATCACATCGCGTGACACGAAGCCGGAAATGATCGTCCGCAAGCTTGTCCATCGCCTGGGTTATCGTTACCGCCTTCACGACCCGCGCTTGCCTGGTCGGCCCGACATTGTTCTTCAACGTCTCAAGAAGATTATTCTGGTCAATGGTTGCTTTTGGCATCGCCATCATTGCAGATTAGGTAGGCCGATGCCCTCAACGCATTGCTCTTACTGGATTCCAAAATTACAGGGGAATGCAGAGCGCGAT
This genomic interval carries:
- the vsr gene encoding DNA mismatch endonuclease Vsr; translated protein: MDNLSHLQRSATMSRITSRDTKPEMIVRKLVHRLGYRYRLHDPRLPGRPDIVLQRLKKIILVNGCFWHRHHCRLGRPMPSTHCSYWIPKLQGNAERDRRNRKRLMKDGWKVLVVWECWTKKRDLVDRLREFLLD